The following proteins are encoded in a genomic region of Cataglyphis hispanica isolate Lineage 1 chromosome 1, ULB_Chis1_1.0, whole genome shotgun sequence:
- the LOC126851884 gene encoding cilia- and flagella-associated protein 43-like, with protein sequence MVQVIGYSPCWIRGSIIEEIIWIGKDVLAWCTGLYIVFFHIVKKQQTLRWCWNNATGDGARCISGHISLPIFAFSERSLNPRIFVLAYPSMTKICECVQGCKSGYLAIAFTSHNHLVSLGSYPDFPIILWCWRTGEKIAIVDTPIRDEVGQIIRINQIGRTIIGQMGKTCGRLLTWELDVIGKTVILKDYEIKLPGEEAMIFGISWCPTSNYPLLAITDKDGHIYLSDYDGTDIQRIVVSQHCGICVDVSVPAVCWFREGIVLRTTFCQIRYFKKEPKTNVWHKQWYIKSIYQPCILVAHPFKNDCLFYYTLEGYLMQMIFSEEAGRKPTIYKYLYNGGKYQFVDFLYPWCHHVAVTDEFKEMSILECYSGNEISKVELNMDGFISAQTTHPNDPLIAVISDQGELIIVGVTNPQQPITLTYFRLQRNFLDLIKFSRSGKFLIAAQKNTGNCYCIDQRRDKPCNVIAQIRPRRRFVDMILHDDEVHRSLKVFALCVKYEMCSASGNEFLVYDVSYSNASQPNRLIQESSSIVMLPALFYEFSQVPGGGLSLIGSPYLKRELYTLKLQHEVATLVDAELTGHHVRLARVSVSRRWIVTCAYDGLVIIRDKTIHQIVAVVPAHHRLDSGSRRAIIDSTGNTVVAIGQDGSLIAVRVRRKSRKESEALPSTIEKSIYPVNQEWYEEQKEKILSDYASFDLVFDTSLTRIKQDFPEMQYGSWEQWREEMQLEKEAKFFAAKKATIMKDLETLKISLQKLLDANETCPEMERLPISAFDLNKTSRDQKLKTARDEREEVRMELEYLCASMNRVANWIKTTFWDPQVVLGRSIFSFRGDMEVSNYPLTQEDPYFNDHLQWAQFVKDSVGTIADDTFQPWRHYTYDQLQDELCKFVRVYHHIDRVCKLIVLLEKEERELDPEELAEMLAIEGMTTHRFVEQSTYFYQQLESYGFAHVILNERFLMDDYNKLRAYFNKHFDDMYAAKEREMSAIQERNKRLRHIESELRIMFDQSKQVPVDPQWNLKEKVENIIEVFREEIKAKPYVTPSQQEILDRQAMEAERMRQLLLIDDFRDRALMKMMDGVLEIRWEETIKIDVRKPACMLEKQPEQYTPDDIKAVKKYEEDVETLQQERERYKRILEADYAKISGLRQEGIEKFDTKLNDLFQLKLKIEAAMKQLKFRHIRGRIQNLTRIAKIQEDEKIKKKITEKHLYKTVLEKHVRKLHDIYQDLFVQHDALCTREKAIVKKLQQEFAALSKVNMQLLERHYKRRPKVSLKNVVASDLLTLAQDLINHTKSAYLPADCADYLKILENLDARPEELPQSIDATHWNHFTQLRRQKINIELKIKAQQLEITFAEQTIAVFENKIVACKSSVDLLTDRLKRMRDEHVLCELDSEVQLVLQRGQVELELEGERRDTVDAILVPRNEIEQVNEHIIAAGARKLDALKRIIDFRHGILSLEWEHRCLRMRFKELEEDLHFLNNITVTRDMRMYLKRKAKGLRDDKTAVRLEKELEIAKKSLNKALSKEMTKLENVRQKITRVKKKNAELDQTVTEMNVARWELEYQRDIDEETKQSKHMDRKMRLFKQRADLIRKLQDNYAELMVLQIEHELLRLRTYPTLKCFETLDDKDKIC encoded by the exons ATGGTTCAAGTTATTGGTTACTCACCTTGCTGGATACGCGGTAGTATAATCGAGGAAATAATTTGGATTGGCAAGGACGTGCTTGCCTGGTGCACCGGCTTGTACATCGTGTTTTTTCACATCGTCAAGAAGCAGCAAACATTGCGTTGGTGCTGGAACAATGCGACCGGCGACGGTGCTCGTTGCATATCCGGTCACATATCCTTGCCAATTTTTGCCTTCTCCGAGAGATCGCTGAATCCGCGAATCTTCGTTCTTGCATATCCCTCGATGACAAAGATCTGCGAATGCGTTCAGGGTTGCAAAAGCGGTTACTTGGCGATCGCGTTCACCTCCCACAATCATCTCGTATCGTTGGGCTCTTACCCGGACTTTCCGATCATCCTATGGTGTTGGAGAACAGGTGAGAAGATCGCGATCGTGGACACGCCTATACGTGATGAAGTCGGTCAAATAATCAGAATAAATCAAATTGGACGCACTATCATTGGTCAAATGGGAAAGACCTGCGGAAGACTACTTACCTGGGAACTCGATGTTATCGGCAAGACTGTCATTTTGAAAG atTACGAAATAAAACTACCTGGGGAGGAAGCTATGATCTTCGGTATCAGTTGGTGTCCCACGTCGAATTATCCTTTATTGGCCATCACTGACAAAGATGGTCACATATATTTGAGCGATTACGATGGCACTGATATTCAGCGCATCGTTGTCTCGCAACACTGCGGAATCTGCGTGGATGTCTCGGTACCAGCCGTGTGCTGGTTTCGCGAAGGGATTGTTCTCAGGACGACTTTTTGTCAAATTcgttattttaagaaagagCCAAAGACTAACGTTTGGCATAAACAGTGGTACATCAAATCGATTTACCAGCCATGTATATTGGTCGCGCATCCCTTCAAAAACGATTGTCTCTTCTACTACACACTTGAGGGATACTTGATGCAGATGATCTTCTCTGAGGAGGCAGGCAGAAAACCAACAAtctataaatacttatataatggCGGTAAATATCAGTTTGTTGATTTCCTGTATCCTTGGTGCCATCATGTCGCGGTGACGGATGAATTCAAAGAGATGAGCATCCTCGAATGCTATAGTGGCAATGAAATCTCGAAAGTAGAGCTCAACATGGATGGCTTTATATCTGCTCAAACGACACATCCGAATGATCCATTGATCGCCGTTATCAGCGATCAAGGTGAGCTGATAATTGTGGGTGTCACTAATCCGCAACAACCAATCACACTGACATATTTTCGTCTTCAGAGAAATTTTTTGGatctcataaaattttctcgctCTGGCAA ATTCCTGATTGCCGCGCAAAAGAATACGGGCAATTGCTATTGCATAGACCAACGGCGCGACAAGCCATGCAACGTGATTGCCCAGATCCGGCCGAGGAGGCGTTTCGTCGATATGATACTACACGACGACGAGGTTCATAGGAGTTTGAAAGTGTTCGCGCTTTGTGTCAAGTATGAGATGTGCTCTGCCTCGGGTAACGAGTTTCTCGTGTACGACGTTTCGTACAGTAATGCGTCGCAGCCAAATCGCTTGATCCAAGAGAGTAGCAGCATAGTGATGCTGCCCGCGCTCTTCTACGAGTTCTCTCAAGTGCCCGGCGGTGGTTTATCGTTGATAGGCTCGCCTTATCTCAAACGGGAACTGTACACGCTCAAGTTGCAGCATGAGGTCGCGACATTGGTAGACGCAGAGCTCACGGGCCATCACGTGCGTCTCGCCCGCGTCTCTGTCAGTCGACGTTGGATCGTCACGTGTGCCTACGACGGGTTGGTCATAATCCGTGACAAAACGATACATCAGATCGTCGCCGTGGTGCCGGCGCATCACAGGCTCGATTCAGGTAGCCGGAGGGCGATCATCGATTCTACTGGTAATACAGTAGTTGCTATTGGTCAGGATGGTTCTTTGATCGCAGTGCGCGTTCGTCGTAAAAGTAGAAAG GAGAGCGAAGCATTACCGTCCACGATTGAGAAAAGTATTTATCCAGTAAATCAGGAATGGTATGAGGAGCAGAAGGAGAAGATATTATCCGATTATGCCTCTTTCGATTTGGTGTTTGATACCTCGTTGACTCGTATCAAACAGGATTTCCCAGAAATGCAATACGGATCCTGGGAGCAATGGCGAGAGGAGATGCAACTGGAGAAAGAAGCAAAATTTTTCGCCGCAAAGAAGGCTACCATTATGAAGGATCTGGAGACATTGAAAATCAGCCTACAAAAGCTTCTCGACGCCAACGAGACTTGTCCGGAGATGGAGAGGCTGCCAATATCCGCGTTCGATTTGAACAAGACGAGCCGCGATCAGAAGTTGAAAACGGCCAGGGACGAGCGTGAGGAAGTTCGTATGGAGCTCGAGTATCTCTGCGCATCGATGAATCGTGTGGCCAACTGGATCAAGACGACTTTCTGGGATCCGCAAGTCGTGCTTGGTCGCTCGATATTTTCCTTCCGCGGTGACATGGAAGTGTCGAATTATCCGCTCACGCAGGAAGATCCATATTTCAACGACCATCTACAATGGGCGCAGTTTGTTAAGGATTCGGTGGGTACCATCGCGGACGATACTTTCCAGCCATGGCGCCATTACACTTACGATCAACTTCAAGACGAATTATGTAAATTCGTGAGAGTTTATCATCACATAGATAGGGTATGCAAGTTGATTGTGCTCCTTGAAAAAGAGGAGCGCGAGCTCGATCCTGAGGAGCTAGCAGAAATGCTGGCGATCGAAG GTATGACAACGCATCGGTTCGTCGAGCAATCAACTTACTTTTACCAACAGTTGGAGTCTTATGGGTTTGCGCACGTGATATTAAACGAGCGTTTTCTGATGGACGATTACAACAAGCTCCGTGCCTACTTCAACAAACACTTTGACGACATGTATGCGGCGAAAGAGCGGGAAATGAGCGCAATACAAGAGAGGAACAAGAGGCTACGTCATATAGAATCCGAGTTGAGGATAATGTTCGATCAGAGCAAGCAGGTTCCTGTTGATCCACAATGGAATCTCAAG GAGAAAGTAGAGAACATTATTGAAGTATTTCGTGAAGAGATCAAGGCAAAGCCCTACGTGACACCATCGCAGCAAGAAATTTTAGACAGGCAAGCGATGGAAGCCGAACGAATGAGACAATTGTTGCTGATCGATGATTTTCGCGATCGCGCTCTGATGAAGATGATGGATGGCGTATTAGAAATTCGTTGGGAAGAGACCATCAAAATAGATGTGCGTAAGCCCGCGTGTATGTTGGAAAAACAGCCAGAGCAATATACGCCTGACGATATCAAAGCCGTAAAGAAGTACGAAGAGGACGTGGAGACCCTTCAACAGGAGCGCGAACGTTACAAAAGAATATTGGAAGCCGATTACGCCAAGATCAGCGGACTTCGGCAAGAAGGCATCGAGAAATTTGACACTAAGCTCAACGATCTCTTTCAG TTGAAGTTAAAAATCGAAGCGGCGATGAAGCAACTGAAGTTTCGACACATTCGCGGTCGTATACAAAACCTGACACGAATTGCAAAGATACAAGAagatgaaaagataaaaaaaaagataaccgAGAAACATCTTTACAAGACCGTGCTGGAGAAACACGTGCGGAAGTTGCATGACATCTATCAGGACTTGTTCGTGCAACACGACGCACTTTGTACTCGTGAGAAAGCGATAGTGAAGAAGTTACAGCAGGAATTCGCCGCACTGTCAAAGGTCAACATGCAGCTTCTCGAACGACATTACAAGCGAAGGCCGAAAGTGTCTTTGAAGAACGTTGTTGCCAGCGATCTGCTAACTCTCGCGCAAGACCTTATAAATCATACCAAATCGGCTTATTTGCCGGCCGATTGCGCGGACTACTTGAAAATCCTCGAGAATCTCGACGCGAGACCCGAGGAATTGCCGCAGTCGATCGATGCGACTCATTGGAATCACTTCACTCAATTGCGTCGCCAGAAGATCAATATAGAACTGAAGATCAAAGCTCAGCAGCTGGAGATAACCTTCGCGGAGCAGACGATTGCGGTATTCGAGAACAAGATTGTCGCTTGCAAATCGAGCGTGGACCTCCTCACGGATCGGTTGAAGAGAATGAGAGACGAGCATGTGCTGTGTGAGCTGGATAGCGAAGTGCAATTGGTACTCCAAAGAGGTCAGGTGGAGTTGGAATTGGAGGGCGAACGACGTGATACCGTGGATGCTATTTTGGTGCCACGTAATGAGATCGAGCAAGTTAACGAGCACATTATCGCCGCGGGAGCGCGCAAACTGGACGCCCTGAAGCGCATAATCGACTTCCGCCATGGAATATTGTCGCTCGAATGGGAACATCGTTGCCTGAGAATGCGCTTCAAGGAATTGGAAGAGGATCTACACTTTCTGAATAACATCACGGTTACTCGAGATATGCGAATGTACCTGAAGAGGAAGGCAAAGGGATTGCGCGATGATAAAACTGCGGTGCGTCTCGAGAAGGAACTCGAGATCGCGAAGAAATCTTTGAACAAGGCATTGTCCAAAGAGATGACTAAGCTGGAAAATGTCCGACAGAAGATCACTCgcgtaaagaaaaagaatgccGAGCTTGACCAAACCGTCACGGAGATGAATGTGGCGAGATGGGAATTGGAGTATCAACGTGATATCGATGAAGAAACGAAACAAAGCAAGCATATGGATCGGAAGATGCGTCTGTTTAAGCAGCGAGCCGATCTAATCAGGAAGCTTCAGGATAATTACGCTGAGTTGATGGTGTTACAGATCGAACACGAATTATTACGACTACGAACGTATCCCACGTTGAAATGCTTCGAAACATTGgatgataaagataaaatatgttaa